A single Polycladomyces subterraneus DNA region contains:
- a CDS encoding GNAT family N-acetyltransferase, translated as MEPNRQKRIVIREAERKDSAAILSCLQQVTMESDFLSSEPDEMSLTVEQEEQFIEEMSARSNSLFLVAQSGEEIVGTLTFTGGTTRRTRHVGEAGAAVLRDYWGNGIGSKLIQGLLDWCPRAGIRKVNGRTRSDNVRAIRLCEKMGFQREGVSKRAIQIDGWYFDFVLLGRVVE; from the coding sequence ATGGAGCCGAACCGTCAAAAGCGGATCGTGATTCGGGAAGCGGAAAGGAAGGATTCCGCCGCCATCCTTTCCTGTCTTCAACAGGTGACGATGGAGTCGGATTTTTTGTCATCGGAACCGGATGAAATGAGTTTGACGGTAGAACAGGAAGAGCAATTCATCGAAGAGATGTCCGCTCGTTCCAATTCGCTGTTTTTGGTGGCCCAGTCAGGAGAAGAGATTGTGGGTACGCTAACGTTTACCGGGGGTACTACCCGACGTACCCGGCATGTAGGGGAGGCAGGAGCTGCCGTCTTGCGGGATTATTGGGGAAACGGAATTGGTTCGAAGTTGATCCAAGGACTGCTGGATTGGTGTCCACGGGCGGGGATTCGAAAGGTCAACGGAAGAACACGTTCGGATAATGTACGAGCCATTCGTTTGTGTGAAAAGATGGGATTTCAACGGGAAGGGGTGTCGAAGAGGGCAATCCAGATCGACGGGTGGTATTTCGATTTTGTGCTGCTGGGTCGTGTGGTGGAATAA
- a CDS encoding helix-turn-helix domain-containing protein, with the protein MKEFDVIQVGNVIRKVRKNKNLRLEDLADENISPATVSNIERGVPHVSPDKPLYLLDKLGLTLEQIPQLLECETHKENKLLIRLMAIESSIGYGDSRELLSELDGLGIGDDHKFAPTVYYLKGKCHVADGNWKKAEKALYNESDWPVTTRRKKSTTSKLLHSVS; encoded by the coding sequence ATGAAAGAATTCGACGTGATCCAAGTCGGCAATGTGATTCGAAAGGTGCGCAAAAACAAAAACCTGCGTCTCGAGGACCTGGCCGACGAAAACATCTCACCGGCCACAGTGAGCAACATCGAGCGCGGCGTTCCCCATGTCAGTCCCGATAAACCGTTGTATCTGCTGGACAAACTCGGGTTGACGCTGGAACAAATCCCGCAATTGTTGGAATGTGAAACGCACAAGGAAAACAAATTGCTGATCCGGTTGATGGCGATCGAATCCTCCATCGGATACGGCGACAGCCGCGAACTGTTGTCGGAATTGGACGGCTTGGGTATCGGGGACGACCACAAATTTGCACCCACTGTGTACTATTTGAAAGGAAAGTGTCATGTCGCCGACGGAAACTGGAAAAAAGCGGAGAAAGCGCTGTATAATGAATCCGACTGGCCAGTCACTACAAGACGGAAGAAAAGTACAACATCGAAGCTGCTTCATTCTGTGAGTTGA
- a CDS encoding SRPBCC family protein, giving the protein MLATVERIAGGYVARFERHLNHPVEKVWAALTQPEKLANWLADAVIEELKEGGKIELTFSKTEGNVVVCTITEVKPHSVLEYTWGDDRVRWELYPKQDGCLLVLKQIFYTINDQSAKDLAGWHVHTDILLSVLEGQLVEFSYSRWEELYGKYTKMLSSQRKSNYNVLATVEKMDGGYVARFERHLNHPVEKVWAALTQPEKLSKWFADAVVDLKVGGTVELTFKPVGNTVSCTITEIQPQTVMEYTWGNDKLRWELYPKQDGCLLVLKEFFSVLDNHRPRDLSGWHTIIDMLPAVLDGEPVEFSMTHAQQAYDRYKEMLSQ; this is encoded by the coding sequence GTGCTGGCAACTGTAGAGAGAATCGCTGGAGGGTACGTGGCACGCTTTGAACGCCATCTGAATCACCCTGTCGAAAAGGTTTGGGCAGCGCTTACCCAACCGGAGAAACTGGCCAACTGGCTTGCTGACGCGGTTATTGAAGAGCTAAAAGAAGGAGGGAAAATCGAACTCACTTTCAGTAAAACAGAGGGAAATGTGGTGGTCTGTACAATTACGGAGGTCAAGCCACATTCCGTATTGGAATACACTTGGGGTGATGATCGGGTCCGTTGGGAGCTGTATCCAAAGCAGGACGGATGTTTGTTGGTACTCAAACAAATCTTCTACACCATCAACGACCAAAGTGCCAAAGACCTTGCCGGTTGGCACGTTCACACCGATATACTTCTCTCGGTGCTTGAAGGTCAGCTTGTTGAATTTTCATACAGCCGTTGGGAAGAGCTGTATGGTAAGTACACCAAAATGTTAAGTTCCCAAAGGAAGAGCAATTATAATGTGCTGGCAACTGTGGAGAAAATGGATGGAGGATACGTGGCACGCTTTGAACGCCATCTAAATCACCCTGTCGAAAAGGTTTGGGCGGCGCTGACCCAACCGGAGAAATTATCCAAATGGTTTGCTGACGCAGTTGTCGATTTAAAAGTTGGTGGTACAGTTGAACTTACGTTCAAGCCGGTAGGAAACACCGTATCCTGTACCATTACCGAGATACAACCGCAAACGGTAATGGAGTACACTTGGGGCAATGATAAGTTGCGTTGGGAGTTGTATCCCAAGCAGGATGGATGTTTGCTCGTATTAAAGGAGTTCTTTTCCGTTCTCGACAACCATCGTCCAAGAGATCTTTCCGGTTGGCATACCATCATCGATATGCTTCCAGCAGTGCTTGACGGTGAACCTGTAGAATTCTCCATGACCCATGCGCAACAGGCCTATGATCGATACAAAGAAATGCTAAGTCAGTGA
- a CDS encoding ABC transporter transmembrane domain-containing protein — MRIFRELGWFFRQEKRSYIVGVLTLFLVALLELFPPYVIGVIVDAIESDTLTSSMIGVWMTLLALSGVLIYFLRYIWRVMLFGASMRLGKLLRERLYHHFTCMPSAFFHRRRTGDLMAHATNDVSAVEQTAGEGVLTLVDSLTLGGLVVCTMAFTIHWKLTVVALLPLPVMAWAVSHYGRLLHERFHRAQEAFSTMNDKVQENISGVRVIKAMGLEDAETEAFRILTHDVAEKNIAVARVDALFEPTISGIVGFSFFLTVAVGAYYVVQSEITVGELTQFSIYLGRLIWPMLAFGWLINILERGSASYDRIRSLLEVKPETTEEQATLDRTSSTEMEVHINSFTYPGQTSPALQQIHLHVQPGQTVGVVGKTGSGKSTLLRLLLREWDVTDGVIRLGGHPLSAYRLEVLRGIIGYVPQDHFLFSTMVSENIAFGKPEATREEIEAAARLARIHEDILRFDRGYETMVGERGVTLSGGQKQRISIARALLLDPPVLILDDALSAVDAETERNILQALRRHLTDRTTWIAAHRMSAVEHADLILVLDGGTIAESGTHDELMARNGWYAMMYRRQQMESLVQKGGQANGRS, encoded by the coding sequence ATGCGGATTTTCCGGGAACTTGGGTGGTTTTTCCGTCAGGAAAAAAGGAGTTACATCGTTGGGGTGTTAACGCTGTTTCTCGTTGCATTATTGGAACTGTTTCCTCCCTATGTTATCGGTGTGATTGTCGATGCCATCGAAAGCGACACGCTGACTTCCAGTATGATCGGGGTATGGATGACATTGCTTGCATTGTCCGGGGTGCTGATCTATTTCCTGCGTTACATCTGGCGGGTCATGTTATTCGGGGCGTCGATGCGTCTGGGCAAATTGTTGCGCGAACGGCTGTATCATCATTTCACGTGTATGCCGTCCGCCTTTTTTCACCGCAGACGAACGGGTGATTTGATGGCGCATGCCACCAACGACGTCAGCGCCGTAGAGCAAACGGCGGGTGAGGGTGTGCTGACCTTGGTGGACTCGCTGACATTGGGTGGTCTGGTAGTTTGCACGATGGCGTTCACCATTCACTGGAAACTGACGGTAGTCGCCTTGTTGCCGTTGCCTGTGATGGCGTGGGCCGTCAGCCATTACGGTCGGTTGTTGCATGAGCGGTTTCACCGGGCGCAAGAGGCGTTTTCCACGATGAACGACAAAGTGCAGGAAAACATCTCCGGGGTGCGGGTGATCAAGGCGATGGGGCTGGAAGATGCGGAGACGGAGGCGTTTCGCATACTGACACACGACGTGGCGGAGAAAAATATCGCGGTGGCCCGGGTGGATGCCTTGTTTGAGCCAACCATCTCAGGGATCGTCGGTTTTTCGTTTTTCCTGACGGTGGCAGTCGGTGCCTACTACGTTGTACAGAGTGAAATCACCGTCGGTGAGCTGACCCAGTTTTCCATTTACCTGGGGCGGTTGATCTGGCCGATGTTGGCGTTCGGATGGCTGATCAACATCCTGGAACGGGGAAGCGCTTCGTACGATCGGATTCGTTCGCTTTTGGAAGTGAAACCGGAGACCACCGAAGAGCAGGCGACATTGGACCGAACTTCCTCCACGGAAATGGAGGTGCACATCAACTCTTTCACCTATCCCGGGCAAACCTCTCCCGCGTTGCAACAGATCCATTTGCATGTACAGCCTGGCCAGACAGTAGGGGTGGTAGGCAAGACGGGCAGCGGGAAATCCACATTGCTTCGTTTGCTGCTCAGGGAGTGGGACGTGACGGACGGCGTTATCCGGTTGGGCGGGCATCCCTTGTCTGCCTACCGATTGGAAGTCCTACGGGGGATCATTGGTTATGTGCCGCAGGATCACTTCCTTTTCTCGACTATGGTGTCGGAGAATATCGCTTTCGGCAAACCGGAAGCGACGCGCGAGGAGATCGAGGCCGCAGCTCGATTGGCCAGAATTCACGAGGATATACTCCGGTTTGACCGCGGCTACGAGACAATGGTGGGCGAGCGTGGTGTCACCTTATCCGGTGGACAAAAGCAACGGATCTCCATCGCCCGCGCACTGCTGCTCGATCCGCCCGTTTTGATCCTGGATGATGCATTGTCTGCGGTGGATGCGGAGACCGAGCGAAACATCCTGCAAGCGCTCCGCCGTCATCTGACCGATCGAACTACATGGATTGCCGCTCATCGAATGAGTGCGGTTGAACATGCCGACCTGATTCTCGTCTTGGATGGTGGAACAATCGCGGAGTCCGGCACGCATGATGAATTGATGGCCCGAAATGGATGGTATGCGATGATGTATCGACGGCAGCAGATGGAGTCGCTGGTGCAGAAGGGAGGACAGGCGAATGGTCGCTCGTAG
- a CDS encoding ArsR/SmtB family transcription factor, which yields MKNLNIFEVLAEPNRRRILDYLRVRERTVGELVEQTALSQPGVSKHLRILREAGLVEVRQEAQKRWYRLRPEPLAEIDHWLEPYRQFWSNKLDALEKYLDEEE from the coding sequence ATGAAAAACCTGAACATCTTCGAGGTACTGGCCGAACCCAATCGGCGGCGCATTTTGGATTATTTAAGAGTACGTGAACGTACGGTTGGGGAATTAGTCGAACAAACCGCACTGAGTCAACCCGGTGTTTCCAAGCATCTTCGGATACTCCGCGAAGCTGGGTTGGTGGAAGTTCGTCAGGAAGCACAAAAGCGCTGGTACCGTCTGCGTCCAGAACCGCTCGCAGAAATTGATCATTGGCTTGAGCCATATCGACAATTCTGGTCGAACAAATTGGATGCTCTTGAAAAATATCTTGACGAGGAGGAATAA
- the typA gene encoding translational GTPase TypA, which yields MKQPSQIRNIAIIAHVDHGKTTLVDAMLKQSRIFRENQQVAERVMDSNALERERGITILSKNTAIEYKGIKINIVDTPGHADFGGEVERVMNMVDGVLLLVDAVEGPMPQTRFVLRKALERGHKAIVVVNKIDRPNARPDEVVNETFDLFVDLGATDEQADFSVIYTSAIKGWAGTEPDRLADTLEPLFERIVADLPAPKVDPSGPTQLQATLMGYDEYKGKIVIGRLNSGTIRRNQNVLWMRADGTSHPLKVAQVFTHRGLNRIEVEEATAGDIIALTGLGDVGIGDTIADPDDPRPLPPIKVEEPTLRVTIGVNTSPFAGREGKYVTSRKLRERLYLEAARDVALRVSDTDSPDVFLVAGRGELHLGIMIENMRREGYEFQVSKPEVIMKRIDGQLCEPFEMVEIEVTSEHQGAVVELLGQRKGRMQDMQIREDGMVFLQYLVPTRGLIGFRQQFLTATRGEGVMNTLFAGYEPYVGEIQTRNFGSLIAWESGVATTYGLHAAQDRGQLFIEPNTEVYEGMIVGQHIRETDLEVNVCKKKQLTNFRAAGSDDALRLEPPRKMSLDDAIEYLADDELLEVTPVSFRLRKRYLTKSERKRAQAVKKEG from the coding sequence ATGAAACAACCGAGTCAGATTCGCAATATCGCTATCATCGCACACGTCGACCACGGCAAAACTACACTGGTCGACGCCATGCTGAAACAAAGCCGTATTTTCCGCGAAAACCAACAGGTGGCGGAACGCGTGATGGATTCCAACGCACTGGAACGGGAACGGGGAATCACGATTCTTTCCAAAAACACCGCCATCGAATACAAAGGGATCAAGATCAACATTGTCGATACACCAGGGCACGCCGATTTCGGCGGTGAAGTGGAACGCGTCATGAACATGGTGGACGGGGTTCTGTTGTTGGTCGATGCAGTAGAAGGTCCCATGCCGCAGACCCGGTTCGTGCTGCGCAAAGCCCTGGAACGGGGTCACAAAGCGATCGTCGTCGTCAACAAAATCGACCGACCCAACGCCCGGCCTGACGAAGTGGTCAATGAGACCTTCGATTTGTTCGTCGATCTGGGTGCGACGGATGAACAAGCCGACTTTTCCGTGATCTACACCAGCGCGATCAAAGGATGGGCCGGGACGGAGCCGGACCGTTTGGCGGATACGTTGGAACCGCTGTTTGAACGGATCGTAGCGGACCTTCCCGCCCCGAAAGTAGACCCGTCGGGTCCGACGCAACTGCAGGCGACATTGATGGGCTACGACGAATATAAAGGAAAAATCGTCATCGGACGATTGAACAGCGGGACGATCCGCCGCAACCAAAATGTCTTGTGGATGCGGGCTGACGGGACTTCCCACCCGCTTAAAGTGGCACAAGTTTTTACCCATCGCGGCCTGAACCGGATCGAAGTGGAGGAAGCCACAGCCGGTGATATCATCGCCTTGACAGGACTGGGCGACGTCGGGATTGGGGACACGATCGCCGACCCTGATGATCCGCGACCGCTGCCGCCAATCAAAGTGGAAGAACCCACCCTGCGCGTTACGATCGGAGTAAATACCAGCCCGTTCGCCGGACGGGAAGGCAAATACGTCACCTCCCGCAAACTCCGGGAGCGCCTCTATCTGGAAGCGGCCAGGGATGTTGCCCTGCGCGTCTCCGACACGGACTCGCCGGATGTCTTTCTCGTAGCCGGTCGGGGCGAGCTTCATCTTGGCATCATGATTGAAAACATGCGCCGGGAGGGATACGAATTTCAAGTCAGCAAACCGGAAGTCATCATGAAGCGGATCGACGGCCAGCTGTGTGAACCGTTTGAGATGGTGGAAATTGAAGTGACCAGCGAGCATCAGGGGGCCGTTGTCGAGCTGCTCGGTCAACGAAAGGGACGGATGCAGGATATGCAAATCCGGGAGGACGGGATGGTATTCCTTCAATATCTCGTTCCTACTCGGGGCTTGATCGGCTTCCGCCAGCAGTTCCTCACCGCCACACGCGGCGAAGGTGTGATGAACACCTTGTTTGCTGGTTATGAACCGTACGTGGGAGAGATTCAGACCCGCAATTTCGGATCGCTGATCGCGTGGGAATCGGGTGTGGCTACCACTTACGGGCTTCATGCCGCCCAAGATCGCGGTCAGTTGTTTATCGAACCCAACACCGAAGTATACGAGGGCATGATCGTTGGCCAGCACATCCGGGAAACCGATCTGGAAGTCAACGTATGCAAGAAAAAACAACTGACCAACTTCCGTGCCGCCGGATCGGACGACGCCCTTCGTCTGGAACCGCCGCGCAAAATGAGTTTGGATGATGCCATCGAATATTTAGCGGATGATGAATTGCTGGAAGTAACACCTGTCTCCTTCCGGCTGCGCAAACGCTACCTGACCAAAAGCGAACGAAAACGTGCGCAAGCGGTAAAAAAAGAAGGTTGA